AGGTCCGCGAGAATCTCCTGGGCAGGGTCACGGACCGTCACCTTGTTCATCAGGAAGCCGCCGAGCCAGAACCCCCCGCCGAGGTAGTTGTTCTTCTCGACGACCATCGTCTCGACGCCGCGCTCGGACAGCTCCTTCGCGGCCATCAGCCCCGAAGGACCGCCGCCGACGACGACGACCTCGGTATCGGAGAACTCGAGGAACTCGTCTGACCACTCCTGTCCGATTGCACGCGTCACCTCCGCTTCGCCAACGTCGCTGAACTGGTCGAACTGGCGCATACAACTCAGTGATATTAGTTGGTTGTTAAAATGCGTTGTGGTCGAACGACACGCGGCTGTTCCGTGGCTACGGCCGGGTCGTGGAGGAGCCTGCCGCAGATTCGGGCTGCTACCCGATGATGCGAATCCCAGTGAGAACGAGGGTCGACGACCGGCCGTCAGGCTACTGGTCTCCGCCCGTTCGGATGGCCCGTTCGGCGTCGGCCAGTGCCTCGTCGGCGTCGAAGGCCGCGATGGCCGCGTCCTGTGCCTCGGGATCGTCCGCCAACGCTCTTGCGTGGGCGGTGATGCCGGGGATGGCGCGGACGATGTTGTCGATTATCGGGACCGTCGCGACCTGTGCCGACCGACTGAGCGGGTTCAGGTCGACGACGAGCTCCGTCTTGCCCATCGCGCCGAGCGCTTCGGCGCGGTCGCCGTCCTCCAGCGGAACGAGGACCACGTCGGCGGCCTCGATGCCGTCGGCGTCCACCTTCGCGCGCTCGTGGTCGAGGCCGGGGATGGCGCCGTCTGCGGTCAGTCCCTTCACCGCGGTCGCGCCGTGTTCGCGGAGGTACTCGGCGATGGCCTCGATGCGTTCCTCGGTCCGGTTGAACAGGTTCACCTCCAGATCCGCGCCGGTGACCTCGGCCAGTTCGACCAGTTCACCGGGGACCAGCGCTGCGGCGTTGCCGTTGACCGAGATGACGGCGTGCTCGGCGCTCAGGAGATAGGCAGCCGCCGCACGCTCCGCCCGGTCGGCGCTCTCGAGCGTCCGTTCGCCGAGCAGGTAGTCGTAGGCCTCTCCGCGGCCCTGGGCGATGAGCCCCTGCCGGGAGGTGATGCCGCGGTCGACCCCGGCCTC
This DNA window, taken from Haloarcula ordinaria, encodes the following:
- a CDS encoding 4-phosphopantoate--beta-alanine ligase, whose protein sequence is MSDEVEVPESHPRYESLLTRHRIEAGVDRGITSRQGLIAQGRGEAYDYLLGERTLESADRAERAAAAYLLSAEHAVISVNGNAAALVPGELVELAEVTGADLEVNLFNRTEERIEAIAEYLREHGATAVKGLTADGAIPGLDHERAKVDADGIEAADVVLVPLEDGDRAEALGAMGKTELVVDLNPLSRSAQVATVPIIDNIVRAIPGITAHARALADDPEAQDAAIAAFDADEALADAERAIRTGGDQ